In one window of Blattabacterium sp. (Cryptocercus punctulatus) str. Cpu DNA:
- a CDS encoding alpha/beta fold hydrolase, whose translation MYNKEKKFSYIKKGTGHPLILLHGLMGGLSNFNALLNFFPEKGYQVIIPVLPLYKMPLFLTNIYSLSKYIIHFLIEIGIENSTLIGNSLGGHIALIIAKKRIDLVHSLVLTGSSGLFEKAFGDAFPKRENYEYIKKKSQEVFYDPKIATKELVDEVFHIVNDKKKGIKTLYIAKSSMKYNMSKDLSVIEKPICLIWGKQDPVTPPEVAKEFHRLLPHSELYWIDKCGHVPMMEHPKKFIKILEKWLSKFNLNHENFFCKV comes from the coding sequence ATGTATAATAAAGAAAAAAAGTTTTCTTATATAAAAAAAGGCACAGGACATCCACTAATATTACTTCATGGTTTAATGGGTGGATTAAGTAATTTTAATGCCCTTTTAAATTTTTTTCCAGAAAAAGGATATCAAGTAATAATACCTGTTTTACCTCTTTATAAGATGCCACTATTTCTTACAAATATTTACAGTTTATCTAAATATATTATTCATTTTTTAATAGAAATAGGAATTGAAAATTCTACATTGATAGGAAATTCATTAGGTGGCCATATTGCTTTAATTATAGCAAAAAAAAGAATAGATTTAGTACATTCTTTAGTTCTTACAGGAAGTTCTGGATTATTTGAAAAAGCTTTTGGAGATGCTTTTCCTAAAAGAGAGAACTATGAATATATTAAAAAAAAATCACAAGAGGTATTTTATGATCCTAAAATTGCTACTAAAGAATTAGTAGATGAAGTATTTCATATCGTGAATGATAAAAAAAAGGGAATTAAAACTTTATATATTGCGAAAAGTTCTATGAAGTATAATATGTCAAAAGATTTATCCGTTATTGAAAAACCTATTTGTTTAATTTGGGGGAAACAAGATCCGGTAACTCCACCAGAAGTGGCAAAAGAATTTCATAGATTATTACCTCATTCCGAATTATATTGGATAGATAAATGTGGCCATGTTCCTATGATGGAACATCCAAAAAAATTTATAAAAATTTTAGAAAAATGGTTATCTAAATTTAATTTAAATCATGAAAATTTTTTCTGTAAAGTTTAA
- the yihA gene encoding ribosome biogenesis GTP-binding protein YihA/YsxC has product MKIFSVKFKKSIENSNQFFYSTFPEYAFSGRSNVGKSSLINFIINSKKEAKVSSYPGRTKFINFFLINHKWYLIDLPGYGYSFQKNRIIEKKKLIKDYIFYRTNLVYLFLLIDCRIIIQKLDLDFIKKLKTYNIHFCIVFTKTDKINSKILDRNINYCKEKIEKNFFSMPKYFKVSVKKKYGREKLIQVIQNLNEYFEFKKKPYREKLIIPNS; this is encoded by the coding sequence ATGAAAATTTTTTCTGTAAAGTTTAAAAAAAGTATAGAAAATTCTAATCAATTTTTTTATTCTACTTTTCCTGAATATGCTTTTTCGGGACGTTCTAATGTAGGTAAATCTAGTTTGATAAATTTTATTATTAATTCCAAAAAAGAAGCTAAAGTCTCATCTTATCCTGGAAGAACGAAATTTATTAATTTTTTTTTAATTAACCATAAATGGTATTTAATAGATTTACCTGGATATGGTTATTCTTTTCAAAAAAATAGAATAATAGAAAAAAAAAAATTAATTAAAGATTATATTTTTTATAGAACTAATTTAGTTTATTTATTTTTACTTATAGATTGTAGAATAATTATACAAAAATTAGATCTAGATTTTATAAAAAAGTTAAAAACTTATAACATACATTTTTGTATTGTTTTTACGAAAACGGATAAAATAAATTCAAAAATTTTAGATAGAAATATAAATTATTGTAAAGAAAAAATTGAAAAAAATTTTTTTTCAATGCCTAAATATTTTAAAGTTTCTGTAAAAAAAAAATATGGAAGAGAAAAACTTATTCAAGTTATTCAAAATTTGAATGAATATTTTGAATTTAAAAAAAAACCTTATAGAGAAAAACTTATTATTCCTAATTCATAG